A genomic stretch from Enterobacter oligotrophicus includes:
- the purR gene encoding HTH-type transcriptional repressor PurR, translating to MATIKDVAKRANVSTTTVSHVINKTRFVAEETRNAVWAAIKELHYSPSAVARSLKVNHTKSIGLLATSSEAAYFAEIIEAVEKNCFQKGYTLILGNAWNNIEKQRAYLSMMAQKRVDGLLVMCSEYPESVLSMLEEYRHIPMVVMDWGEARADFTDSVIDNAFEGGYMAGRYLVERGHREIGVIPGPLERNTGAGRLAGFMKAMEEALITVPENWIVQGDFEPESGYRAMQQIVSQQHRPTAVFCGGDIMAMGALCAADELGLRVPQDISVIGYDNVRNARFFTPALTTIHQPKDSLGETAFNMLMDRIVNKREESQSIEVHPRLIERRSVADGPFRDYRR from the coding sequence ATGGCAACAATAAAAGACGTGGCAAAACGCGCAAACGTTTCCACTACAACCGTATCACATGTAATTAACAAAACGCGCTTTGTGGCTGAAGAGACGCGCAACGCTGTCTGGGCAGCAATTAAAGAACTGCACTACTCTCCGAGTGCGGTGGCCCGTAGCCTGAAAGTTAATCACACCAAGTCGATCGGCTTGCTGGCCACCAGCAGTGAAGCGGCCTATTTTGCCGAGATCATCGAAGCAGTTGAGAAAAACTGCTTCCAGAAAGGATATACCCTGATTCTGGGCAACGCGTGGAACAACATTGAAAAACAGCGTGCTTACCTGTCGATGATGGCGCAAAAGCGCGTGGATGGCCTGCTGGTGATGTGTTCCGAATACCCGGAATCGGTGCTCTCCATGCTGGAAGAGTACCGCCATATTCCGATGGTCGTGATGGACTGGGGCGAAGCGCGCGCAGACTTCACCGACTCGGTCATTGATAACGCCTTCGAAGGCGGTTACATGGCTGGCCGGTATCTTGTAGAGCGCGGTCATCGCGAGATTGGCGTGATCCCTGGCCCGCTTGAGCGTAACACCGGCGCAGGACGACTGGCCGGGTTTATGAAAGCAATGGAAGAAGCGCTGATCACCGTGCCGGAAAACTGGATTGTGCAGGGCGACTTTGAGCCAGAGTCAGGCTACCGCGCGATGCAGCAGATTGTCTCTCAACAGCATCGCCCGACTGCCGTCTTCTGCGGTGGCGATATCATGGCAATGGGCGCGCTCTGTGCGGCCGATGAACTGGGCCTGCGCGTGCCTCAGGATATTTCCGTGATCGGGTATGACAACGTGCGCAACGCGCGCTTCTTTACCCCGGCGCTGACCACCATCCACCAGCCGAAAGATTCGCTGGGTGAAACGGCTTTCAACATGCTGATGGACAGGATCGTCAACAAACGCGAAGAATCGCAGTCTATTGAAGTCCACCCGCGTCTTATCGAACGCCGTTCCGTTGCGGATGGTCCGTTCCGCGACTACCGTCGCTGA
- a CDS encoding YnhF family membrane protein, with amino-acid sequence MSSDLKFSLVTTFIVLALIVAGGLTAALH; translated from the coding sequence ATGAGTTCCGATCTGAAGTTTTCACTGGTTACCACCTTTATTGTTCTGGCGTTGATTGTAGCGGGTGGTCTGACGGCTGCACTGCACTGA
- a CDS encoding MFS transporter: MKINFPLLALAIGAFGIGTTEFSPMGLLPVIARGVDVSIPAAGMLISAYAIGVMVGAPLMTLLLSHRARRNALIFLMAIFTLGNVLSAISPDYTTLMLSRILTSLNHGAFFGLGSVVAASVVPKHKQASAVATMFMGLTIANIGGVPAATWLGEVIGWRMSFLATAVLGVVAMVALFFSLPKGSAGERPDVRKELSVLVRPQVLSALLTTVLGAGAMFTLYTYISPVLHDITHATPMFITAMLVLIGVGFSIGNYLGGKLADRSVSGTLKGFLTLLIVIMVAIPWLARNEVGAAIAMIVWGAATFAVVPPLQMRVMRVAHEAPGLSSSVNIGAFNLGNALGAAAGGAVISGGLGYSFVPVMGAIIAALGLLLVLMSGRKQPEAACAAE, translated from the coding sequence ATGAAAATCAATTTTCCTCTGCTGGCCCTGGCGATTGGCGCTTTCGGGATTGGCACCACGGAATTCTCACCAATGGGATTATTGCCGGTTATCGCAAGGGGGGTGGATGTCTCTATCCCTGCGGCCGGTATGTTAATCAGCGCTTATGCCATTGGCGTAATGGTGGGGGCACCGTTGATGACGTTGCTGCTCTCGCACCGGGCGCGCCGTAATGCACTCATTTTCCTGATGGCGATATTTACGCTGGGCAATGTGTTGTCTGCAATTTCGCCGGATTACACAACCTTAATGTTGTCGCGCATTCTGACCAGCCTGAACCACGGTGCGTTCTTCGGGCTGGGGTCCGTCGTCGCCGCCAGCGTGGTGCCAAAGCATAAACAGGCCAGTGCGGTAGCGACCATGTTTATGGGGCTGACGATTGCGAATATCGGTGGCGTACCCGCTGCAACCTGGCTGGGTGAAGTGATTGGCTGGCGTATGTCTTTCCTTGCCACCGCTGTACTGGGCGTTGTCGCGATGGTGGCGTTGTTCTTCTCTCTGCCGAAAGGCAGTGCCGGAGAGCGTCCTGACGTGCGTAAAGAGTTGTCGGTGCTGGTGCGTCCGCAGGTGCTCTCAGCATTGCTGACCACCGTTCTTGGTGCTGGCGCGATGTTTACGCTCTACACCTATATTTCGCCTGTTTTGCACGATATCACGCACGCTACGCCGATGTTTATTACCGCGATGCTGGTGTTAATTGGCGTAGGCTTCTCCATCGGTAACTATCTGGGCGGGAAACTGGCTGACCGTTCCGTCAGCGGGACGCTGAAAGGCTTTTTGACGCTGCTGATTGTCATCATGGTGGCGATCCCATGGCTGGCACGCAATGAAGTGGGGGCGGCCATTGCCATGATTGTGTGGGGTGCGGCAACCTTTGCGGTAGTACCTCCGTTACAGATGCGCGTGATGCGTGTCGCCCATGAAGCGCCGGGACTTTCGTCTTCCGTGAATATCGGTGCGTTTAACCTCGGCAACGCGCTCGGCGCGGCAGCGGGCGGAGCCGTGATTTCGGGTGGGCTGGGATACAGCTTTGTGCCGGTGATGGGGGCGATTATCGCTGCTCTGGGCCTGCTGCTGGTGTTGATGTCCGGCCGTAAACAGCCAGAAGCGGCCTGCGCAGCAGAGTAA
- the sodB gene encoding superoxide dismutase [Fe] — MSFELPALPYAKDALAPHISVETLEYHYGKHHQTYVTNLNNLIKGTGFEGKSLEEIVRSSDGGVFNNAAQVWNHTFYWHCLAPNAGGEPTGELAAAINAAFGSFTEFKAKFTDAAVKNFGSGWTWLVKEADGKLAIVSTSNAGTPLTTGATPLMTVDVWEHAYYIDYRNARPNYLEHFWALVNWEFVAKNFAA, encoded by the coding sequence ATGTCGTTCGAATTACCTGCACTACCGTATGCAAAAGACGCCCTGGCTCCACATATTTCTGTGGAAACCCTGGAATATCACTACGGCAAACACCACCAGACCTACGTCACCAACCTGAATAACCTGATCAAAGGCACCGGGTTCGAAGGCAAATCGCTGGAAGAGATCGTGCGCAGCTCAGACGGTGGTGTCTTCAATAACGCCGCTCAGGTGTGGAACCATACCTTCTACTGGCATTGCCTGGCACCGAATGCTGGCGGAGAACCAACCGGCGAACTGGCTGCCGCCATTAACGCCGCGTTTGGCAGCTTTACGGAGTTCAAAGCGAAGTTCACTGACGCTGCCGTCAAAAACTTCGGTTCTGGCTGGACGTGGCTGGTGAAAGAGGCCGATGGCAAACTGGCTATCGTTTCAACGTCTAACGCGGGCACCCCGCTGACCACCGGCGCAACGCCGCTGATGACCGTGGACGTATGGGAACACGCTTACTACATTGATTACCGTAACGCGCGCCCGAACTACCTGGAGCACTTCTGGGCACTGGTTAACTGGGAATTCGTGGCGAAGAATTTCGCCGCGTAA
- a CDS encoding C40 family peptidase, producing the protein MARINKISITLCALLFTTLSFTPAANASEQARHSAVQKTHLAKTTERKKKTTSKTIKKATTTQTKKTASSKTKARTTRSGTRKAPQTTASLVNEKCTVRKGHKAKCTKVTKLAEVHKVRMQKAQKTAMNKLMGQIGKPYHWGGSSPRTGFDCSGLVYYAYKDLVKFRIPRTANEMYHLRDASPVDRGELESGDLVFFRTQGRGKADHVGVYVGNGKFIQSPRSGQDIQITSLSEDYWVRHYVGARRVMTPKTIR; encoded by the coding sequence GTGGCGCGGATAAATAAAATCTCGATCACGCTCTGTGCTTTACTGTTTACAACACTCTCTTTCACGCCAGCGGCGAACGCTTCTGAACAGGCGCGGCATTCTGCTGTACAAAAAACGCATCTGGCAAAAACCACAGAACGTAAGAAAAAAACAACCAGCAAAACAATAAAGAAAGCGACAACCACTCAAACTAAAAAGACCGCCTCCAGTAAGACCAAAGCCAGAACCACCCGCTCCGGCACACGTAAAGCTCCCCAGACCACTGCCAGCCTCGTTAATGAAAAATGCACCGTGCGCAAAGGCCATAAAGCGAAATGCACGAAAGTGACGAAACTGGCTGAAGTGCATAAGGTACGCATGCAGAAAGCGCAAAAAACGGCAATGAATAAGCTGATGGGGCAAATTGGCAAACCGTATCACTGGGGTGGCTCTTCCCCGCGTACCGGTTTCGACTGCAGCGGCCTGGTGTATTACGCCTATAAGGATCTGGTGAAGTTCCGTATTCCGCGCACCGCGAACGAAATGTATCACCTGCGGGATGCCTCTCCGGTTGACCGTGGCGAACTGGAAAGTGGCGATCTGGTCTTCTTCCGCACCCAGGGCCGCGGCAAGGCTGACCATGTCGGTGTCTACGTCGGCAACGGGAAATTCATCCAGTCACCGCGCAGCGGCCAGGATATTCAGATCACCTCTCTCAGCGAAGATTACTGGGTACGCCATTACGTTGGTGCGCGCCGAGTAATGACGCCAAAAACCATCCGTTAA